In Streptomyces thermolilacinus SPC6, a single genomic region encodes these proteins:
- a CDS encoding chorismate mutase, translating into MTPTTTTPAPSAARTPQQAPARTAAEVTGARTDDAAELITGARERIDALDDRIIGLIQERMAVSAVIQEARMSSGGRRVNLAREMEVLAHYRDALGKPGTALAMTMLELCRGRV; encoded by the coding sequence ATGACCCCGACGACCACCACTCCCGCCCCCTCGGCCGCCCGCACTCCGCAGCAGGCCCCCGCCAGGACCGCCGCCGAGGTCACTGGCGCGCGGACGGACGACGCCGCCGAGCTGATCACCGGCGCCCGCGAACGCATCGACGCGCTCGACGACCGGATCATCGGCCTGATCCAGGAGCGCATGGCCGTGTCGGCCGTCATCCAGGAGGCCCGGATGTCCTCGGGGGGCCGCCGGGTGAACCTCGCGCGCGAGATGGAGGTGCTGGCGCACTACAGGGACGCCCTCGGCAAGCCCGGTACGGCGCTGGCGATGACGATGCTGGAGCTGTGCCGGGGGCGGGTCTGA